A stretch of Mesorhizobium sp. M2A.F.Ca.ET.046.03.2.1 DNA encodes these proteins:
- a CDS encoding nuclear transport factor 2 family protein encodes MRAVEIVSNLYKAYADRDIEGALARCAEDVVFRWIADPRQSRHAGTAHGKQEFLSRLLALDDDFEYRHFVPVEIIDGGDKVAAQVEIHMTRRTTGEELIMRTANFWTVRDGEIIEMVEYYDTALAASVF; translated from the coding sequence ATGCGTGCAGTGGAAATCGTCAGCAATCTCTACAAAGCCTATGCGGACCGCGACATCGAGGGTGCCCTGGCGCGGTGCGCGGAGGATGTCGTGTTCCGCTGGATTGCCGATCCCCGGCAATCGCGTCATGCCGGCACCGCGCACGGCAAACAGGAATTCCTCTCCAGGCTCCTGGCGCTCGACGATGACTTCGAATACCGCCACTTCGTCCCGGTCGAGATTATCGACGGCGGCGACAAGGTTGCCGCGCAGGTCGAGATCCATATGACGCGCCGTACCACCGGCGAGGAGCTCATCATGCGCACCGCCAATTTCTGGACGGTCCGCGACGGCGAGATCATCGAGATGGTGGAGTATTACGACACCGCGCTGGCGGCATCGGTGTTCTGA
- the uvrB gene encoding excinuclease ABC subunit UvrB produces MARHPDKKTPSQDGAPKRRSPLTDFLDAAEPLKPGGFAEAPQADFTGAPLTGSISDWAGQIEREAEKQPKAKAPKKIPERSSAPGRTARGTSMGGAASAKERAAAGLNPVAGLDISLEDAEQVSSSGVTATVAALSALIESGNPLHKDGQLWTPHRPARPEKSEGGIAIKMVSDFEPAGDQPTAIKDLVEGVDRNDRTQVLLGVTGSGKTFTMAKVIEETQRPALILAPNKTLAAQLYAEFKKFFPENAVEYFVSYYDYYQPEAYVPRTDTYIEKESSINEQIDRMRHSATRSLLERDDVIIVASVSCIYGIGSVETYTAMTFQMQVGNRLDQRSLLADLVAQQYKRQDINFVRGSFRVRGDTIEIFPAHLEDRAWRISMFGDEIESITEFDPLTGQKTGELKSVKIYANSHYVTPRPTLNQAIKSIKEELKYRLQELEKAGRLLEAQRLEQRTRFDLEMLEATGSCAGIENYSRYLTGRAPGEPPPTLFEYVPDNALIFIDESHVTVPQIGGMYRGDFRRKATLAEYGFRLPSCMDNRPLRFEEWDAMRPLSVAVSATPGGWELEQSGGVFAEQVIRPTGLIDPPVEVRPAKSQVDDVVGEIRETTRLGYRTLVTVLTKRMAEDLTEYLHENGIRVRYMHSDIDTLERIEILRDLRLGAFDVLVGINLLREGLDIPECGFVAILDADKEGFLRSETSLIQTIGRAARNVDGKVILYADQITGSMERAMAETNRRREKQMEWNAANGITPESVKSRIADILDSVYEKDHVRADISQFTDDAGAMIGNNLKTHLEALDKQMRDAAANLDFEKAARVRDEIKRLREMELAISDDPLAREVESQSPASGREKGKHNKGVARHRTAEEQERFRRLDEARAAEEAAKAARPNMFRKPHLDEMGADGAVPLKKPLFAKPWLDDMGPGTDMTTPAGAVSRSLFKKQTAQEAHGSDFGIPGDRTKPLFRKNSLDEMTVRRTEKPVEGKVPAKPKPISPLVGEMSGRTEGGAKERDDPSKPIVRQRSGIGSYEDPADERRQKRRPGKTGRPGH; encoded by the coding sequence ATGGCCAGACATCCTGACAAGAAGACGCCTTCGCAAGACGGCGCGCCGAAGCGGCGCAGCCCGCTGACCGACTTCCTCGACGCCGCCGAGCCGCTGAAACCCGGCGGCTTCGCCGAGGCGCCGCAGGCCGACTTCACCGGCGCGCCGCTGACCGGCTCGATCTCCGATTGGGCCGGGCAGATCGAGCGCGAGGCGGAAAAGCAGCCGAAGGCGAAAGCCCCGAAGAAGATCCCCGAACGCTCCTCGGCGCCCGGGCGGACGGCGCGCGGCACCTCGATGGGCGGAGCGGCCTCGGCCAAGGAGCGCGCCGCCGCCGGCCTCAACCCGGTGGCCGGACTCGACATCAGCCTGGAGGATGCAGAGCAGGTTTCGTCCAGCGGGGTTACCGCGACCGTAGCCGCGCTGTCGGCGCTGATCGAATCCGGCAATCCGCTGCACAAGGACGGCCAGCTCTGGACGCCGCACCGTCCCGCCCGGCCGGAAAAGTCGGAAGGCGGCATCGCCATCAAGATGGTGTCGGATTTCGAGCCCGCCGGCGACCAGCCGACCGCGATCAAGGATCTCGTCGAAGGCGTCGACCGGAACGACCGCACCCAGGTGCTGCTCGGCGTCACCGGCTCGGGCAAGACCTTCACCATGGCCAAGGTGATCGAGGAGACGCAGCGTCCTGCCCTGATCCTGGCGCCCAACAAGACACTGGCCGCGCAGCTCTATGCCGAGTTCAAGAAGTTCTTCCCCGAGAACGCGGTCGAGTATTTCGTCTCCTACTACGACTATTACCAGCCGGAAGCGTATGTGCCCCGGACCGACACCTATATCGAGAAGGAATCTTCGATCAACGAGCAGATCGACCGAATGCGCCACTCGGCGACGCGCTCGCTGCTGGAGCGCGACGACGTCATCATCGTCGCTTCGGTGTCCTGCATCTACGGTATCGGCTCGGTCGAGACCTACACGGCGATGACCTTCCAGATGCAGGTCGGCAACCGGCTCGACCAGCGCTCGCTTCTCGCCGACCTCGTCGCCCAGCAATACAAGCGCCAAGACATCAACTTCGTGCGCGGCTCGTTCCGCGTGCGCGGCGACACGATCGAGATCTTTCCCGCCCACCTGGAAGACCGCGCCTGGCGCATCTCGATGTTCGGCGATGAGATCGAGTCCATCACGGAATTCGATCCGCTGACCGGGCAGAAGACCGGCGAGCTGAAGAGCGTCAAGATCTACGCCAACTCGCACTATGTGACGCCGCGCCCGACCTTGAATCAAGCCATCAAGTCGATCAAGGAAGAGCTCAAGTACCGCCTGCAAGAGCTTGAAAAGGCTGGGCGTCTCTTGGAGGCGCAGCGGCTGGAACAGCGCACGCGCTTCGACCTGGAGATGCTGGAGGCGACCGGCTCCTGCGCTGGTATCGAGAACTATTCGCGCTACCTCACCGGCCGCGCCCCGGGCGAGCCGCCGCCGACTTTGTTCGAATATGTGCCCGACAATGCGTTGATCTTCATCGATGAGAGCCATGTCACCGTGCCGCAGATCGGCGGCATGTATCGCGGCGACTTCCGCCGCAAGGCGACGCTGGCGGAGTACGGCTTCCGCCTGCCCTCCTGCATGGACAACCGGCCGCTGCGTTTCGAGGAATGGGACGCCATGCGTCCGCTGTCGGTGGCGGTTTCGGCGACGCCCGGCGGTTGGGAGCTCGAGCAGTCCGGCGGCGTCTTCGCCGAGCAGGTCATCCGCCCGACCGGGCTGATCGATCCGCCGGTCGAGGTGCGCCCGGCCAAGAGCCAGGTCGACGATGTCGTCGGCGAGATCCGCGAGACGACAAGGCTCGGCTACCGCACGCTGGTGACCGTGCTGACCAAGCGCATGGCCGAGGACCTCACCGAATATCTGCATGAGAACGGCATTCGCGTCCGCTACATGCATTCCGACATCGACACGCTGGAACGCATCGAGATCCTGCGCGATCTCCGCCTCGGCGCCTTTGACGTGCTGGTCGGCATCAACCTCCTGCGCGAAGGCCTCGACATTCCGGAGTGCGGCTTCGTCGCCATCCTCGATGCCGACAAGGAAGGTTTCCTGCGTTCGGAAACCTCGCTGATCCAGACCATCGGCCGCGCTGCCCGTAACGTCGACGGCAAAGTCATCCTCTATGCCGACCAGATCACCGGCTCGATGGAGCGGGCGATGGCGGAGACCAACCGCCGCCGCGAGAAGCAGATGGAGTGGAACGCCGCCAACGGCATCACGCCGGAATCCGTCAAGTCGCGCATCGCCGACATCCTCGACTCGGTCTACGAGAAGGACCACGTCCGCGCAGACATCTCGCAGTTCACCGACGACGCCGGCGCGATGATCGGCAACAATTTGAAGACCCATCTCGAGGCGCTGGACAAGCAGATGCGCGATGCCGCCGCCAATCTCGATTTCGAGAAGGCGGCGCGCGTCCGCGACGAGATCAAGCGACTGCGCGAGATGGAGCTCGCCATCTCCGACGATCCGCTGGCGCGCGAGGTGGAAAGCCAAAGTCCTGCCTCGGGCCGCGAGAAGGGCAAGCACAACAAGGGCGTCGCCAGGCATCGCACGGCCGAGGAGCAGGAGCGTTTCCGCAGGCTCGACGAAGCCCGCGCCGCCGAAGAGGCGGCAAAGGCTGCCCGACCCAATATGTTCCGCAAGCCGCATCTCGACGAGATGGGCGCCGACGGCGCCGTGCCGTTGAAGAAGCCGCTCTTCGCCAAGCCCTGGCTCGACGACATGGGCCCCGGCACGGATATGACGACGCCGGCCGGTGCCGTATCGCGCTCGCTGTTCAAGAAGCAGACGGCGCAGGAAGCGCACGGCTCCGACTTCGGCATTCCCGGCGACCGCACCAAGCCGTTGTTCCGCAAGAACTCACTCGACGAGATGACGGTGCGGCGGACGGAAAAGCCCGTCGAGGGAAAAGTGCCGGCGAAGCCAAAGCCGATCTCCCCCCTTGTGGGGGAGATGTCCGGCAGGACAGAAGGGGGCGCGAAGGAACGCGACGATCCCAGCAAACCCATCGTCCGCCAGCGTTCGGGCATCGGCTCCTACGAGGACCCGGCCGACGAGCGCCGCCAGAAGCGTCGCCCGGGCAAGACGGGACGGCCAGGGCATTGA
- a CDS encoding CapA family protein, which yields MSNYPLSYKLSWLPRLLRPSLGGDRSGFVAPAARLIDPPPMRTVRLAFVGDISAVANRNAPECDPTIAGLLSSADLVVGNCESPIVERSRAAMGTWLGTHHAMSERFLADALAAAGIARDRLVLSLANNHVLDQGIAGFVETLAALDRLGIRTIGTVAGGPVQSHAAGSLTIGFAAFTLWRNTDTAPFEERISMQTAEWPRDAMSGVDLTCAVPHWDWEFRHFPRKATRALARLLADKGAGLIVGHHAHVVQPIERIGRGVTAYGLGDFLGTALASTPWPARIGSIFVVDVSADPATHGRIAAYRQHFFMRLRAGNHERLVPVEALGGALKRRVAARLQAIFPAPGD from the coding sequence GTGTCGAATTATCCGCTTTCCTACAAGCTGTCCTGGCTGCCACGCCTGCTGAGACCGTCTCTCGGTGGCGACCGAAGCGGTTTTGTGGCGCCGGCGGCGAGGTTGATCGATCCGCCGCCCATGCGGACGGTGCGGCTGGCGTTTGTCGGCGACATCTCGGCGGTCGCCAACCGTAATGCGCCGGAATGCGATCCGACGATTGCTGGGCTGCTTTCATCCGCCGACCTCGTGGTCGGCAATTGCGAAAGCCCGATCGTCGAACGGTCACGCGCGGCGATGGGCACATGGCTCGGCACGCATCACGCGATGAGCGAGCGCTTTCTCGCGGACGCGCTCGCAGCTGCCGGCATCGCGCGCGACAGGCTCGTTCTGTCCCTGGCCAACAACCACGTGCTCGATCAGGGCATAGCCGGTTTCGTGGAAACGCTTGCGGCGCTCGACCGGCTCGGGATCCGGACGATCGGCACGGTTGCCGGCGGACCTGTCCAGAGTCATGCCGCCGGATCGCTGACCATCGGCTTCGCGGCCTTTACGCTCTGGCGCAACACCGACACCGCGCCGTTTGAGGAACGGATTTCGATGCAGACCGCCGAATGGCCCCGCGACGCCATGTCCGGCGTCGACCTTACCTGCGCGGTGCCGCACTGGGACTGGGAGTTCCGGCATTTTCCGCGCAAGGCGACGCGGGCGCTGGCGAGGCTGCTGGCGGATAAGGGCGCCGGGCTGATCGTCGGCCATCATGCCCATGTCGTGCAGCCAATCGAGCGCATCGGTCGCGGGGTCACCGCTTATGGGCTCGGCGATTTCCTCGGCACTGCCTTGGCCAGCACGCCATGGCCCGCACGCATCGGCTCGATATTCGTGGTCGACGTCAGCGCCGATCCGGCCACGCACGGTAGGATCGCCGCCTACCGGCAGCATTTCTTCATGCGACTGCGAGCAGGCAACCACGAGCGGCTGGTGCCGGTGGAGGCTCTGGGCGGCGCGCTCAAGCGGCGGGTTGCGGCCCGGCTGCAGGCGATTTTTCCTGCTCC